The following proteins are encoded in a genomic region of Portunus trituberculatus isolate SZX2019 chromosome 13, ASM1759143v1, whole genome shotgun sequence:
- the LOC123503211 gene encoding glycine-rich cell wall structural protein 1.0-like, producing MLLLTITVALLALTAAEPEPSPVAAPAPAPAAKPDPAPKPAPKPDYRYSRYDSLESLESDEYYGVSPRSSYSVSGGNVGTKYIVKTVGTSLGTGLGSGLGYTSNEYDNYYGTLTGTPYTSSLGSLGTIYGGSGTHGIQGTQGIGGFGTGYTGTAVFTGTPGFTGTHGFTGTPGFTGTGVYSGPVYEGPGVYSGPGVYSGPGVYGGYRFNSAERNIGSYHLGGGNPYGDFHGGFGHGDFGNRGFGGKRPFPYGRYN from the coding sequence ATGCTGCTTCTCACCATCACCGTTGCCCTCCTGGCGCTAACTGCTGCAGAGCCCGAACCAAGTCCTGTCGCcgcccctgcccctgcccctgccGCCAAGCCTGACCCCGCCCCCAAGCCTGCTCCAAAGCCTGACTACCGCTACAGCCGCTACGACAGCCTGGAAAGCCTTGAGAGTGACGAGTACTATGGAGTGTCCCCTAGAAGCAGTTACAGCGTTAGTGGCGGCAACGTTGGCACTAAGTACATCGTGAAGACAGTTGGGACTAGCCTCGGCACTGGTCTGGGGAGTGGTCTTGGCTACACCAGCAATGAATATGACAATTACTACGGCACTCTCACTGGCACTCCTTACACCTCCAGCCTCGGGTCTCTTGGCACTATCTACGGAGGATCTGGCACTCATGGGATTCAAGGCACTCAGGGCATTGGAGGCTTTGGCACTGGTTATACTGGAACTGCTGTCTTTACTGGCACTCCTGGCTTCACTGGCACCCATGGCTTCACTGGCACTCCTGGCTTCACTGGCACTGGTGTGTATAGCGGACCTGTGTATGAAGGACCTGGTGTGTATAGCGGACCTGGTGTGTATAGCGGACCTGGTGTGTATGGCGGCTACAGGTTCAACAGTGCTGAGAGGAACATTGGATCCTATCACCTCGGGGGCGGGAACCCTTACGGTGACTTCCACGGGGGTTTCGGCCACGGGGACTTCGGTAACAGAGGATTTGGCGGCAAGCGTCCCTTCCCCTACGGTCGTTACAATTAA
- the LOC123503210 gene encoding cold and drought-regulated protein CORA-like yields MHTILIVALCLAATVAALPSPDAAPQPAPVALPDPAAEASRQFYGHGHSHGHSHGHSHGHKPFFQVSLGHHGLSIGHGQGSHGHGGHGSYGHGGHGSYGHGGHGSYGHGGHGSYGHGGHGSHGLGLLGSLLGQVSHGHSSHGHSSHGHSGYGGHHGSSFGHGHHH; encoded by the exons ATGCATACG ATACTAATTGTGGCGCTGTGTTTGGCGGCAACAGTTGCTGCGTTGCCCTCACCTGACGCAGCCCCTCAGCCTGCCCCCGTGGCCCTCCCTGACCCCGCGGCTGAAGCTTCCCGCCAGTTCTACGGACACGGACACAGCCACGGACACAGCCACGGACACAGCCACGGACACAAACCTTTCTTTCAAGTTTCCTTAGGTCATCACGGTCTGAGTATTGGACACGGTCAAGGAAGCCACGGACACGGGGGTCATGGCAGCTACGGACACGGCGGTCATGGCAGCTACGGACACGGGGGTCATGGCAGCTACGGACACGGTGGACACGGGAGCTACGGACATGGCGGACACGGTAGCCACGGACTTGGTTTGCTTGGCAGTCTCCTAGGGCAGGTGAGCCACGGACACAGCTCTCATGGACACAGCTCTCACGGACACAGCGGCTACGGGGGACATCACGGTTCCAGCTTCGGACACGGACACCACCATTAA
- the LOC123503212 gene encoding holotricin-3-like, protein MRYGRQRATDGILAAMKQFTIAIVFIGVLALCAALPAPDPEPLPVPLPAALPEPHDDFGFGGGRGRGRGGDRKRFRGRFRGRGGNRFGHHDDHHDDHFGGGHGFGGGHGFGGGGHGFGGGHGFGGGHGFGGHGSPHAHISLGQGGLGFLIHRH, encoded by the exons ATGCGGTACGGTCGTCAGCGAGCCACAGACGGTATCCTAGCAGCGATGAAGCAG TTCACTATAGCCATTGTGTTCATCGGGGTGCTGGCCCTGTGTGCGGCCCTCCCTGCCCCAGATCCAGAGCCCCTCCCAGTGCCCCTCCCCGCCGCCCTGCCAGAGCCCCATGACGATTTCGGTTTCGgcggaggtagaggaagaggaaggggaggggacagGAAAAGGTTCCGAGGAAGATTTAGAGGTCGAGGAGGAAACAGGTTTGGTCACCATGACGACCACCATGATGACCACTTCGGTGGTGGCCACGGCTTCGGCGGCGGCCACGGCTTCGGCGGCGGCGGTCATGGCTTCGGCGGCGGCCACGGCTTCGGCGGCGGCCACGGCTTCGGCGGACACGGTTCTCCTCACGCCCACATTTCTCTTGGACAAGGCGGTCTGGGCTTCCTCATCCACCGCCACTAA